The following DNA comes from Dehalococcoidia bacterium.
AGCCCTTCCACCACCACGCCCGAAGCGGGTGTGGACAAAGTATGCGTCAAAGCGACAGCCGTCCCCTCTTCATCTATGGCGGAGACGGTGGTGGTGTGGGCAGGCTCGGCCACCACTGTGCCAGGCACCTCAAAGGGCAGGTTGCGGAGCACCTTCTCCCGCCACTGGGCGGCGTGGGCTTTGGACAGGAAAAGGTCTACGGGTACGGGCTGGAAGTCGGGGTCGCCCAGGTACAAGGCGCGGTCCACGAACGACGCCTTCTGGGCTAGGGCCATCGCCCAAACATAGTTGGAAGAACCAAAGGGCATATCGGCGGGATCAAGACCCTCCAAAATGTTCAACACCTCCATGACCTGGACTGGCGACGAGGGCGGGGTTGTCCCCGTGACGCGCATCCCCCGATAGGTGGATTCCACCGGTGTCCGCACCTTGACCTTATAGGTCTTGAAATCTTCTAGGGTGAGGAGGCCCCCGTTGCGGGCGAAGTCGTCTACTATCTTCTCGGCGATCCAGCCCTCATAAAACACCTGAGGGCCGTGCAGGGCCACCTCCCGCAGGGTGTTGGCGTAGTCGGGGTTGCGGAACCACTCCCCCGCCTCGTAAAGGCGTCCCTCTTTGGTGAACAGGCGCGCCGAGGCTGGAGTGGCAGTCAGGATGTCCCGCATCGCCAGAACGCCCTCCTGGGAGGGCGGGCGTCGCCACATCTGGGCCAGTTCGCCGGGGATGGCGAAACCCTGCTCGGCCAGGGCGATGGCCGGCTCCACAACAGCCTTCCAAGGGAGTTTGCCGAAACGTCGGTGTAGTTCCCAGTAGCCGGCGAGGTTGCCCGGCACCGTTACCGCCAAGTAGCCCACCTCGTTGATGTGCCCCTCCAGCTCCCAAAGGTCAAAGCGCAGGCGACGCTTCACTTTGGGGGCCCACATGTCAGGGGTGGCCTTGAGGGGGGCTCGCCCGCAGAAGTCCAGCGCCAGGTGTTGGCCCGAGGGGGCGTGAAACACCAGGGCCATTCCCCACCCGCCCAGAGAGGTCATTTGGGGGTCCACCACGCCCTGGGCGAAGGCCACGGCCACCGCCGCATCCACAGCGTTGCCCCCCTCGCGGAACACCTGGCGGGCCACCTCCACCGCCTCTACCTGGGGTGCAGCCACGACGCCTTTCATAGAAGCCTCCGAGGAGGGTTACAGCAGGTGGCGCTGGGGATCGGTGGTGGGGAAGATGGCCAGGATGCGGGCGGGGCGCGTCCCCACATTTTTCAGCATGTGCTTCACCCCTGTGGGGGCCAGCACCGTATGTCCCCCCGCAATCCGTTGGACGCTGTCGCCCAAGGTCGCCTCCACCTCTCCCTCCAGAATAACGATGGCCTCTTCATGCGTGGGGTGGATGTGCAGGGGGATGAACGCCCCCGGGGCGAGGGTGATCTCGTTGACGGTTAGGCGCTCCGCCCCCACCTCTTTGCGCACCACCCCCCGGCTGGAGACACCCTGCCAGGGCTGTTGGACGGGGCTGTCGGCGTGGCGTAGGATGGGCATATGCGCCTCCTCCTTTTGTGAGGCTATGGTAGCCTGTGCGTGCACAACGGGGCAAGGGGGACAGCTTAGGGCTCTACGACGGGGTCGGGGGCGTGTTGTGCCGCCCACATCTCCGCCACATCCCGACACCGTAGGAACGCTACCCCCGGGAAAGAGCGCATGTGGCGTATCAGGCGCTCCAGGAGCAGAAGACGCCCCGGTCGTCCGATGACTTGGGGGTGCATGGTGAGGCAAAAGGCCCGCCCCCAACGATACACCCCTTCAAAGCCCGCCGCCCATGCGGCAAAGACGGCATCGGGGCTGTGCATCGGCCCCCGAATGTTGGCCGAAGGCGCATAGGCGAAATAAGGGAAGTCGTCCCACTCCCAATGGACGGGGATTTCTATCAGGCGACGCCCTTCTCCGGCCGAGACCCAGTAGGGGGCGTCGTCCCCCATGAGGCTGGAGTCGTACAGGAACCCGCGGCTGGCCAGGAGGGGCAGGGAGCGTTCCGATAGTTCCCACGACGGGGAACGATACCCCAGGGGCTTCTGGCCTGTGAGGGATTCAAGAATGGTGATGCCCTTGTCCAGCACAGCCACCTCCTCCTCGGGAGTGCAAGTGGCGGGGGCCTCGTGCATATACCCGTGGTGGCCCACCTCGTGCCCGCGGCGGACGATGTCCCGCACTAGATCCGCGTGGGTCTCCGCCACGAAACCGGGGATGAAGAAGGTGGCCTTGATGCCGAAGGTGTCCAGCACGTCCAGGATGCGGGGGGTGGCCACCCGGGGGCCGTATTCCCCCATGGACATCAGGGACGGGTAGCGGGCGAAGGCGGGGTTGCGCCGTATCCACAACGCCTTGCCGTCCACATCAAAGGTGAGCATCACCACACAGCGGATGTCCTCTGGCCAGATACCGGCCATGCCCCACCTCCCAAAGCCCTGCAGGGGAGACGTGTTTGCGCGTGCGTTAGGTCTTGGCCGTTAAGGAGCCGTGCACCAGTTTCTGCACAGTATCCACCACCTGCTCCAAGCCGACCATAGTCGCTTCCCCCTTGCTGCGCTCCTTTACCTCGGCAGACTTCTGGCGCAGGGTGCGGGGGCTCACCACCACACGCACCGGGAAGCCTAGAAGGTCCGCGTCGTGCAACTTCACCCCCGCCGATTCCGCCCTGTCGTCGTAGAGCACCTCCATCCCCGCTTCGCGCAGAGCATGGTAGAGGTGCTCCGCCTGTTGGGCGACCTGGCTATCCTCCAGGTTCAGCCCCACCAGGTAGACCTGGAAGGGGGCCACCGACGGCGGGAAGCGCATCCCGACGGAGTCGTGGTT
Coding sequences within:
- a CDS encoding gamma-glutamyltransferase, which produces MKGVVAAPQVEAVEVARQVFREGGNAVDAAVAVAFAQGVVDPQMTSLGGWGMALVFHAPSGQHLALDFCGRAPLKATPDMWAPKVKRRLRFDLWELEGHINEVGYLAVTVPGNLAGYWELHRRFGKLPWKAVVEPAIALAEQGFAIPGELAQMWRRPPSQEGVLAMRDILTATPASARLFTKEGRLYEAGEWFRNPDYANTLREVALHGPQVFYEGWIAEKIVDDFARNGGLLTLEDFKTYKVKVRTPVESTYRGMRVTGTTPPSSPVQVMEVLNILEGLDPADMPFGSSNYVWAMALAQKASFVDRALYLGDPDFQPVPVDLFLSKAHAAQWREKVLRNLPFEVPGTVVAEPAHTTTVSAIDEEGTAVALTHTLSTPASGVVVEGL
- a CDS encoding polysaccharide deacetylase; translated protein: MAGIWPEDIRCVVMLTFDVDGKALWIRRNPAFARYPSLMSMGEYGPRVATPRILDVLDTFGIKATFFIPGFVAETHADLVRDIVRRGHEVGHHGYMHEAPATCTPEEEVAVLDKGITILESLTGQKPLGYRSPSWELSERSLPLLASRGFLYDSSLMGDDAPYWVSAGEGRRLIEIPVHWEWDDFPYFAYAPSANIRGPMHSPDAVFAAWAAGFEGVYRWGRAFCLTMHPQVIGRPGRLLLLERLIRHMRSFPGVAFLRCRDVAEMWAAQHAPDPVVEP
- a CDS encoding cupin domain-containing protein; translation: MPILRHADSPVQQPWQGVSSRGVVRKEVGAERLTVNEITLAPGAFIPLHIHPTHEEAIVILEGEVEATLGDSVQRIAGGHTVLAPTGVKHMLKNVGTRPARILAIFPTTDPQRHLL